The Candidatus Paceibacterota bacterium genome contains the following window.
AAACCCGCGTCAGTCCATGGACTGACGCGGGGTTATCTTGAGCTCGGGCAACTGCCCTACTTGCGACTTTCGCCGCTGCTTGCGACGCGGGCGAGGAAAAGCAGGAGCTCCACCCGTTTTTCCTTTCTATCTTTGGCGGACGAAAGAAAGGATTCATCGTTCTTATTTCTTGAAGAGGTTGCTGAAATCGAAGTGGCTCATGGAGTAGTTGAACCCGGGCTCTTTCTCCTGAAGACGACCGCACTTGTCCTTGTCGTACTTCGGAGTCTTTTTCATTTGGACAAAACACACAGCCGAGTCTCTACCCTGTTCTGCTGTCTCTACGGTAGCAACTACTCTATGACAAAGGGCTTTCAGTGTGCCTTGTGACTTTAGTTGGAGTTGCATAGATGGGATGACCACCGTCTCTCCTTCAGAGACCGGCATCGGAATCCATTTACCCTCATAAGTAAGGCACTCTAGCCCAGGAGAACTTTCGAAAAGATGAGGAGTGAAGCCACTTTGGTCAGTGTGGGCGGAGGCAGTCTCTTCACCAACCTCCCTATCACCAAAATAGTGGATAAAACGCACGAAGAAAGCATCTTCACCCGTGGTCACCTCTTCCACCAGCCCATCCACTCCATACGACTGCTCCACTTGCCACACAAAATGACTGACCAAGGGCTTCAGAATAGGCACCAAGCGAGTTACGTCCTCGATGAATTCAAGAGCGATGGGATTACCGATGTGACCCGCGTTTTCCTCAAGCCATTTCTTGCCGGCCAAGGTTACGTCGAAATTCTCTTTACGATCAGCTTTGTTGCCAATACCTTCTTTGTATTCGTAGCCGACTCCGTCAGCATTGTTGCTATAAGGAAGGGCTTTCTTCACTTCAAGAGGCAAGTTGTAAAACCTCTTCCAAGATTCTGCAGCCTTTTTGACTGCTTCGCGTAAGCCCCGTGGGTACGACATAGTGACGAAGCCTTTTGTTTTCAAATCATCAATCGAAGTTTCCATAATTCTCCTTTTAACTACTAATTCCATAATATA
Protein-coding sequences here:
- a CDS encoding 2OG-Fe(II) oxygenase family protein, giving the protein MELVVKRRIMETSIDDLKTKGFVTMSYPRGLREAVKKAAESWKRFYNLPLEVKKALPYSNNADGVGYEYKEGIGNKADRKENFDVTLAGKKWLEENAGHIGNPIALEFIEDVTRLVPILKPLVSHFVWQVEQSYGVDGLVEEVTTGEDAFFVRFIHYFGDREVGEETASAHTDQSGFTPHLFESSPGLECLTYEGKWIPMPVSEGETVVIPSMQLQLKSQGTLKALCHRVVATVETAEQGRDSAVCFVQMKKTPKYDKDKCGRLQEKEPGFNYSMSHFDFSNLFKK